The following coding sequences are from one Treponema bryantii window:
- a CDS encoding TetR/AcrR family transcriptional regulator, translated as MAESSAETKKKLLESAKKEFLEKGFMGSSLRTIAANAGVTTGAMYRHFKDKDAFFCALVDEAIATSTKAVMLANSENHTGLDIPHMKEHMELEEQSVIEFLDYMYENFDAFTLLLTKSAGSTHEHFQEEICDIYTKNCEETFEWMYKEKLATKKVSPMTIHFMASTVINAYCDIILHNMTKKDAAAYIIDIMEFTRYGSMHLMGITTN; from the coding sequence ATGGCAGAATCATCAGCTGAAACAAAGAAAAAACTCCTCGAAAGTGCAAAAAAAGAATTTCTTGAAAAAGGATTTATGGGTTCATCTCTGCGAACTATTGCTGCAAATGCAGGAGTTACCACAGGAGCAATGTACAGACATTTTAAGGATAAAGATGCCTTTTTCTGTGCACTTGTGGATGAAGCTATAGCCACATCTACAAAAGCTGTAATGCTTGCAAATTCAGAAAATCACACAGGCCTGGACATTCCCCATATGAAAGAACATATGGAATTGGAAGAACAATCGGTAATTGAATTCCTGGACTATATGTATGAAAACTTTGATGCTTTTACCCTTCTCCTTACAAAGTCTGCAGGAAGCACTCATGAACATTTCCAGGAAGAAATCTGTGATATATATACAAAAAACTGTGAAGAGACCTTTGAATGGATGTATAAAGAAAAATTAGCTACAAAAAAAGTTTCTCCAATGACAATTCATTTTATGGCTTCTACAGTTATAAATGCATACTGCGATATTATCCTTCACAATATGACAAAAAAAGATGCAGCCGCCTATATAATCGACATAATGGAATTTACGCGTTATGGCAGCATGCATCTTATGGGAATTACAACAAACTGA
- a CDS encoding adenylate/guanylate cyclase domain-containing protein — protein sequence MFNFLRSHQLGIMLFMEGICLATAFLTLITRNLPKAKKIAIFLLELNSALIMISSRFYYINKDATGDYAGIYLRIAKFFDYFFSFSIIYVMNLYIKDLNNEFKSKGLKGWKYNHLIIRLNDIIMITLTLILIVSQFTPFCYYFDANNVYHRTKGTFLFLIFLPAAIFLEAIFVISNHKILSPAVRIPLFLFIVIPFLATILQFTTFGIAFTAMSTSGTSVLLYVFVVQDTNREIERSHKLEVEMLERYKKKLEETVRKRTAELIIANQKAENLLLNILPVEIARELTENPNQTISKKYPNATVLFTDIVGFTKMSSEMTAEETVEMLNNMTQKFDERAKREGIEKIKTIGDSYMAATGLIEDANNDGAQRLIHFAQGLLEDVNEFNETSSHKVKIRIGVNTGPIVAGVIGKTKFIYDVWGDTVNVASRMETNGEPMQIHVSEATYKLTKDLFPYGKAVNVEVKGKGLMKSYFL from the coding sequence ATGTTTAATTTTTTACGCTCACATCAGCTGGGCATTATGTTGTTTATGGAAGGAATCTGTTTAGCAACAGCCTTTCTGACTTTAATTACAAGAAATCTTCCAAAAGCAAAAAAGATTGCAATTTTTCTTCTTGAATTAAACAGTGCTCTGATTATGATTTCGAGCAGATTTTATTATATAAATAAAGATGCAACTGGAGATTATGCAGGAATATATCTGCGCATTGCAAAATTTTTTGATTATTTTTTCAGTTTTTCAATCATCTATGTAATGAACCTTTATATTAAAGATCTCAATAATGAATTTAAAAGTAAAGGATTAAAGGGATGGAAGTATAATCATTTAATAATAAGACTTAATGACATAATTATGATTACTCTTACTTTAATTCTTATTGTCTCACAATTTACACCTTTCTGTTACTATTTTGATGCTAATAATGTTTACCATCGTACAAAGGGGACATTTCTATTTTTGATATTTCTTCCGGCTGCTATTTTTCTTGAAGCAATTTTTGTTATTTCAAATCATAAGATACTTTCACCTGCAGTTCGGATTCCTCTTTTTCTTTTTATTGTAATTCCATTTCTTGCAACTATTCTTCAATTCACTACTTTTGGAATTGCCTTTACTGCAATGTCTACTTCTGGAACTTCTGTTTTACTTTATGTTTTTGTCGTACAGGATACAAACAGAGAAATTGAAAGAAGTCATAAACTTGAAGTTGAAATGCTTGAAAGATACAAAAAGAAACTTGAGGAAACTGTACGTAAAAGAACAGCAGAACTTATAATTGCAAATCAAAAAGCTGAAAATCTTCTTTTAAATATTCTTCCTGTTGAAATTGCCCGTGAACTCACCGAAAATCCAAATCAGACTATTTCAAAAAAATATCCAAATGCAACCGTACTGTTTACCGATATTGTTGGATTTACAAAAATGAGCAGTGAAATGACTGCAGAAGAAACTGTTGAAATGCTCAATAATATGACACAAAAATTTGATGAACGTGCTAAAAGAGAAGGAATCGAAAAAATCAAAACAATTGGAGATTCTTACATGGCGGCGACAGGCCTTATAGAAGATGCAAATAATGATGGAGCACAACGGCTGATTCATTTTGCACAGGGGCTCCTGGAAGATGTAAATGAATTCAACGAAACATCAAGTCATAAAGTAAAGATTCGTATAGGAGTAAACACAGGTCCTATTGTTGCAGGTGTAATCGGAAAAACAAAGTTCATCTATGATGTATGGGGCGACACTGTAAACGTTGCAAGCCGCATGGAAACAAATGGAGAACCAATGCAAATCCATGTAAGTGAGGCGACTTATAAACTTACAAAAGATTTATTTCCATACGGCAAAGCTGTGAATGTAGAAGTAAAAGGTAAAGGCCTGATGAAAAGTTACTTCTTGTAA